From the genome of Longispora fulva:
CGACTGGGAGCCGGAACCGGAGACGGCGTCGGAGGTCGAGGCGGACGTCGAGGTCATCGCGGAGCCGGCCGACGAAGCTGGACCGGACGCGGAAGCCGGGCCGGCCGAAGAGCCGGACACGGAGGCCGAGGCGGACGAGAGCACCGAAAAGCCAGCACCAAACGGGGACAAAACTCACCAGAAGTAGCGCGAGTATCCTGGGTCGAGCGGACAAGAATGGGAGACCCTCAAGCATGGCGAAGATCGACGCGGTAGTCACCGGGGCCGGCGGGTTCATCGGCGGACACCTCACCAAGGCACTCCTGGCGGAGGGCAAGACCGTCCGGGCCGTGGACATCAAACCGCTCAACGAGTGGTACCAGCGGCTCGACACCGCCGAGGAGGTCGTCGCCGACGTCTCCCTGCTGGGCGAGGCCCGCTCGGTGCTCGACGGCGGGGCCGGCGAGGTCTTCAACCTGGCCGCCGACATGGGCGGCATGGGCTTCATCGAGAACAACAAGGCCGCCTGCATGCTGTCGGTGCTGACCAGCACCCACGTGCTGATGGCCGCCAAGGAGGCCGGCGTCGACCGGTTCTTCTACTCCTCCTCGGCCTGCGTCTACGCCGCCGACAAGCAGACCGACGCCGACATCGTCGCGCTGAAGGAGGAGGACGCCTACCCGGCGATGCCCGAGGACGGGTACGGCTGGGAGAAGCTGTTCTCCGAGCGCCTCGCCCGGCACTTCCGCGAGGACTACGGCATCGCCACCCGGATCGCCCGCTTCCACAACATCTACGGCCCCAACGGCACCTGGGACGGCGGCCGCGAGAAGGCCCCCGCCGCCGCGTGCCGCAAGGTCGCGCACGCCGTGCTGACCGGCAACCACGAGATCGAGATCTGGGGCGACGGCCTGCAGACCCGCTCCTTCACGTACGTGGACGACTGCGTCGACGGCATCCTCCGGGTCACCCGGGGCGACTTCGACGAGCCGATCAACGTGGGCTCCTCCGAGGTCGTCACGATCAACCAGCTGTACGCGCTGGTGGCCGACATCGCCGGCGTCGAGATCAGCTACAAGCACGTCCCCGGCGCGCTCGGCGTCCGTGGCCGCAACAGCGACAACACGCTGATCCTCAAGGAGTTCGGCTGGGAGCCCTCGACGCGGCTGCGCGACGGCATCGCCCGGACGTACGCGTGGATCCTCGAGCAGGCCAAGGCCAAGGCCGCCGGTCTGGCGTACACCAACTGATGGGCGACATCCAGCGGGTCGACGTCCTCGGCGTGGGCGTGTCCGCCGTCAACATGGACATGGCCGTCGAGGAGGTCACCCGCTGGGTGGACCACCGCGAGCGGCACTACGTGTGCGTCACCGGCGTGCACGGCGTGATGGAGTCCCAGCGCGACCCCGACCTGCTGCGGATCCACAACGAGTCGGGCCTGACCACCCCGGACGGCATGCCCATGGTGTGGGCCGGCCACCAGGCGGGCGCCGACTGGATGACCCGGGTCTATGGCCCCGACCTCATGCTCCGGGTCCTGGAGTTGGCCGCCGAGCGCGGCTGGGGCTCCTACCTCTACGGCGGCAACGACGGCGTGCCCGAGCTGCTCGCCGCCAAGCTCCAGGAGCGGTTTCCCGGGCTGAAGATCGTCGGGATGCACTCCCCGCCGTTCCGGCCGCTGACGACCGAGGAGGACGAGGCGATCGTCCGCGAGATCAACTCGTCCGGGGCCGAGCTGGTGTGGGTCGGGCTGTCCACGCCCAAGCAGGAGCGCTGGATGTCCGCGCACGTCGGGCGGCTCGACGCGCCGGCGCTGTTCGGGGTGGGGGCGGCGTTCGACTTCCACGCCGGGCTCGTGCCGCAGGCGCCGGCCTGGATCCAGAAGCGCGGCCTGGAGTGGGCGTTCCGGCTCACCAAGGAGCCCAAGCGCCTCTGGCGGCGGTACTTCCGCAACAACCCGGCCTACCTGTGGCAGACCCGCCGCCGGAAGCCGTTCCTGCGCTAAGACCTTTTGACGGTTACGAGTGGCCCCGCCCCGGCCAGCGCCGGCCCTCGGCAAGGAGTCGCCAGCGTGATCTTCATGCGGCCGGGGAGCCCGAACTGCCCGGGCGCATGAAGATCAGCCGGATCGGGTCGGTCGGACAGCTCGGCCGGGTCGAGGGCGAACGGGAACGGGTAGCGGGTCGACCAGCGCTCGCCGGGCGGGACCGTCGCCGTGATCGTGTAGCGGCCCTCGTTGATGAGCTCGTAGACGTGCAGGTTGCCCTCGCGGTCGATCCGCCAGTACGCCGGGATGCCGGCCTCGGCGTAGAACGCCGGCTTGCTGGTCCGGTCGTTCATCTGGGTCGACCGGGACGCGATCTCCACGACCAGCGCGGCACCGGCGACCGGGGTCCACTCCTCACCCCGGACAGCGTCCGGTTTGAGAACCACGATGT
Proteins encoded in this window:
- a CDS encoding Uma2 family endonuclease, yielding MTQPGYDWKMPDAWTEETIAALPDDGHRYEIFDGSLVISAPGDESHPGIQGNLYARLWNAAPEGWRIRTDLGLRLPSANLTPDIVVLKPDAVRGEEWTPVAGAALVVEIASRSTQMNDRTSKPAFYAEAGIPAYWRIDREGNLHVYELINEGRYTITATVPPGERWSTRYPFPFALDPAELSDRPDPADLHAPGQFGLPGRMKITLATPCRGPALAGAGPLVTVKRS
- a CDS encoding WecB/TagA/CpsF family glycosyltransferase, with amino-acid sequence MGDIQRVDVLGVGVSAVNMDMAVEEVTRWVDHRERHYVCVTGVHGVMESQRDPDLLRIHNESGLTTPDGMPMVWAGHQAGADWMTRVYGPDLMLRVLELAAERGWGSYLYGGNDGVPELLAAKLQERFPGLKIVGMHSPPFRPLTTEEDEAIVREINSSGAELVWVGLSTPKQERWMSAHVGRLDAPALFGVGAAFDFHAGLVPQAPAWIQKRGLEWAFRLTKEPKRLWRRYFRNNPAYLWQTRRRKPFLR
- a CDS encoding NAD-dependent epimerase/dehydratase family protein, whose translation is MAKIDAVVTGAGGFIGGHLTKALLAEGKTVRAVDIKPLNEWYQRLDTAEEVVADVSLLGEARSVLDGGAGEVFNLAADMGGMGFIENNKAACMLSVLTSTHVLMAAKEAGVDRFFYSSSACVYAADKQTDADIVALKEEDAYPAMPEDGYGWEKLFSERLARHFREDYGIATRIARFHNIYGPNGTWDGGREKAPAAACRKVAHAVLTGNHEIEIWGDGLQTRSFTYVDDCVDGILRVTRGDFDEPINVGSSEVVTINQLYALVADIAGVEISYKHVPGALGVRGRNSDNTLILKEFGWEPSTRLRDGIARTYAWILEQAKAKAAGLAYTN